The following coding sequences are from one Ovis canadensis isolate MfBH-ARS-UI-01 breed Bighorn chromosome 7, ARS-UI_OviCan_v2, whole genome shotgun sequence window:
- the DIO2 gene encoding type II iodothyronine deiodinase isoform X1: MGILSVDLLITLQILPVFFSNCLFLALYDSVILLKHVVLLLSRSKSTRGQWRRMLTSEGMRCIWKSFLLDAYKQVKLGEDAPNSRVVPVSSPEGGDTGGNGAQEKTADGTECHLLDFASPERPLVVNFGSATUPPFTNQLPAFSKLVEEFSSVADFLLVYIDEAHPSDGWAVPGDSSLFFEVKKHRNQEDRCAAAQQLLERFSLPPQCRVVADRMDNNANVAYGVAFERVCIVQRQKIAYLGGKGPFFYNLQEVRRWLEKNFSKRUKLD; the protein is encoded by the exons ATGGGCATCCTCAGCGTAGACTTGCTGATCACACTGCAGATTCTGCCAGTTTTTTTCTCCAACTGCCTCTTCCTGGCGCTCTATGACTCGGTCATTCTCCTCAAGCACGTGGTGCTGCTGCTGAGCCGCTCCAAGTCCACTCGCGGGCAGTGGAGGCGCATGCTGACCTCAGAAGGAATGCGCTGCATCTGGAAAAGCTTCCTCCTCGACGCCTACAAACAG GTGAAACTGGGTGAAGATGCCCCCAATTCCCGCGTGGTGCCTGTCTCCAGTCCGGAAGGAGGTGACACCGGTGGAAATGGTGCCCAGGAGAAAACAGCGGATGGAACTGAATGCCACCTTCTGGACTTTGCCAGCCCTGAGCGCCCACTGGTGGTCAACTTCGGCTCGGCCACTTGACCTCCTTTCACTAACCAGCTGCCAGCCTTCAGCAAACTGGTGGAAGAGTTCTCATCCGTGGCTGACTTCCTGTTGGTCTACATTGATGAGGCTCATCCTTCAGATGGTTGGGCGGTGCCTGGggattcttctttgtttttcgAGGTGAAGAAGCACCGGAACCAGGAAGACCGATGCGCAGCAGCCCAGCAGCTCCTGGAGCGTTTCTCCTTGCCGCCCCAGTGCCGAGTTGTGGCTGACCGCATGGACAATAATGCCAACGTCGCTTATGGGGTAGCCTTTGAACGTGTGTGCATTGTGCAGAGACAGAAAATTGCTTATCTGGGAGGAAAGGGTCCCTTCTTTTACAACCTGCAAGAAGTCCGGCGTTGGCTGGAGAAGAATTTCAGCAAGAGATGAAAGCTAGATTAG
- the DIO2 gene encoding type II iodothyronine deiodinase isoform X2 gives MGILSVDLLITLQILPVFFSNCLFLALYDSVILLKHVVLLLSRSKSTRGQWRRMLTSEGMRCIWKSFLLDAYKQVKLGEDAPNSRVVPVSSPEGGDTGGNGAQEKTADGTECHLLDFASPERPLVVNFGSATUPPFTNQLPAFSKLVEEFSSVADFLLVYIDEAHPSDGWAVPGDSSLFFEVKKHRNQEDRCAAAQQLLERFSLPPQCRVVADRMDNNANVAYGVAFERVCIVQRQKIAYLGGKGPFFYNLQEVRRWLEKNFSKR, from the exons ATGGGCATCCTCAGCGTAGACTTGCTGATCACACTGCAGATTCTGCCAGTTTTTTTCTCCAACTGCCTCTTCCTGGCGCTCTATGACTCGGTCATTCTCCTCAAGCACGTGGTGCTGCTGCTGAGCCGCTCCAAGTCCACTCGCGGGCAGTGGAGGCGCATGCTGACCTCAGAAGGAATGCGCTGCATCTGGAAAAGCTTCCTCCTCGACGCCTACAAACAG GTGAAACTGGGTGAAGATGCCCCCAATTCCCGCGTGGTGCCTGTCTCCAGTCCGGAAGGAGGTGACACCGGTGGAAATGGTGCCCAGGAGAAAACAGCGGATGGAACTGAATGCCACCTTCTGGACTTTGCCAGCCCTGAGCGCCCACTGGTGGTCAACTTCGGCTCGGCCACTTGACCTCCTTTCACTAACCAGCTGCCAGCCTTCAGCAAACTGGTGGAAGAGTTCTCATCCGTGGCTGACTTCCTGTTGGTCTACATTGATGAGGCTCATCCTTCAGATGGTTGGGCGGTGCCTGGggattcttctttgtttttcgAGGTGAAGAAGCACCGGAACCAGGAAGACCGATGCGCAGCAGCCCAGCAGCTCCTGGAGCGTTTCTCCTTGCCGCCCCAGTGCCGAGTTGTGGCTGACCGCATGGACAATAATGCCAACGTCGCTTATGGGGTAGCCTTTGAACGTGTGTGCATTGTGCAGAGACAGAAAATTGCTTATCTGGGAGGAAAGGGTCCCTTCTTTTACAACCTGCAAGAAGTCCGGCGTTGGCTGGAGAAGAATTTCAGCAAGAGATGA